The nucleotide window CTTTAACCATAAGCAAGTCCCCATAGACCTTCATGACAGATAATCTTCTCTTATTTTCCATGACACTAAAATTgtcctattatttttctttgcagtttttcttCACATCTTTTGGTGCCAGGGATAGAAGTTACCTCAGTATCTTTAGGTTGTGGCAGAATGTATTATTAGATAAGGTAAGTGTTCATACCAGAGGCAGTTGCTTATTATAAGAATCTCCTAGTATATTTGTGAATTGAAaagctcctttttatttttcttaactaaatTTGACTAGATAATTGAAATTCTAAGTAGAAACTTCAATCAAAGCAAGATCTATAGTTACAAGTTAAGATGTTAATTATAATCCCCAGGATAAtcaccaagaaaataaataaaaataaaaaataaaaaataaacagcaaaggaattaaaatgatacactagaaaatatgtttttaacatATAGGAAAGCAGTAATGGTGGCACATAGGGACAAAGATGACACaggacatatagaaaacaaacagcaaaatagCCATTAAACATAAGTGGATTAAACACTGCAACCAAAGGGCAGAGATAGGCAGAATGAAAAAATACATGAACcaagccaggaacagtggctcatacctgtaatcttagcactttgggagtctgatgtgagtggattgcttgagcccaagagtttgagacgaccctgggtaacacagcaaaaccctgtctctacaaaaaatacaaaaattagctgggtgtggtgacgcttacctgtagtcccagctacttgggaggctgaggcaggagaatggcatgaacccgggaggtggagcttgcagtgagctgagatcacaccaactgcactccagcctcggcgacagcgagactctgtctcaaaaaaaagaaaaaaaaaagaaattagaggcGCAGCGGACCACTCTCCGctttccccccttccccctccctcccttttcccttcctcctttttcccTAGCCCCCTCCCCCGCTGCGCCCTCCTCCAGTtatccttcctctttcctcctggTCTCGGAGGACCCCATCCTAGCCCGACCTGTCTCGGCCCGCAACCTCCCCAAAGGCGTCGGTGCCACTCCCAGCCCATGTGGGCCCCCGCGGGCTGCCCACGCCTGTCCCCCAGCTCCCCGTTCCGCTGGGCTTTCCCCTTGCCAGGGGTGGCTTTCTGAGCCGCCCGCTCCGTGCCCCTCTCTGCATTCTCTCCTGCCACTCGGGGGCCCCGTTCCCTCTCCCTTCGGCGGGGGGCTGGCAGAGCTGGGCCGCAGGGGCCCTGGTACCGGCGGTGCCGGGGTCATCCAAATGATGCGGACGCAGTCTGCTGGGCTGCGCACGTTCGTGGCCTTCGCCTCCAAGCTCTGGAGCTTCTCCATTTACCTTTTGCGGGGGCAGATCCGCACGGTAATTCAGTACCAAACTGTTCGATATGATATCCTCCCCTTATCTCCTGTGTCCCGGAATCGGCTAGCCCAGGTGAAGAGGAAGATCCTGGTGCTGGATCTGGATGAGACACTTATTCACTCCCACCATGATGGGGTCCTGAGGCCCACAGTCCGGCCTGGTAAGCCTCCTGACTTCATCCTCAAGGTGGTAATAGACAAACATCCTGTCCGGTTTTTTGTACGTAAGAGGCCCCATGTGGATTTCTTCCTGGAAGTGGTGAGCCAGTGGTACGAGCTGGTGGTGTTTACAGCAAGCATGGAGATCTATGGCTCTGCTGTGGCAGGTAAACTGGACAATAGCAGAAGCATTCTTAAGAGGAGATATTACAGACAGCACTGCACTTTGGAGTTGAGCAGCTACATCAAGGACCTCTCTGTGGTCCACAGTGACCTCTCCAGCATTGTGATCCTGGATAACTCCCCAGGGGCTTACAGGAGCCGTCCAgacaatgccatccccatcaaatcCTGGTTCAGTGACCCCAGCGACACAGCCCTTCTCAACCAGCTCCCGATGCAGGATGCCCTCAGGTTCACCGCTGACGTTCGTTCCGTGCTGAGCCGAAACCTTCACCAACATCGGCTCTGGTGACAGCTGCTCCCCCTCCACCTGagttggggttggggtggggaaagggagggCGAGCCCTTGGGATGCCGTCTGATGCCCTGTCCAATGTGAGTACTGCGTGGGCAGGGTCTGCCCCTCCTACCCCTCTGCCCCGGGAGCCCTACACTCCACTTGGAGTCTGGATGGACACATGGGCAGGGGGCTCTGAAGCAGCCTCATTCTTAACTTCATGTTCACACTCCATGGAAACCCCAGACTGGGTGGGACACAGGCGGAAGCATAGGAGAGTCGAATCAGTGTTTGTGAAGAGGTAGGACTGGCCAGAGTGACAGACATACGGTGATCTAGGAGGCTCAAAGAGAAGCCAAGTCAGCTTTgttgtgatttgattttttttttaaactcttgtaCAAAACTGATCTAATTCTTCACTCCTGCTCCAAGGGCTGGGCTGTGGGTGGGATACTGGGATTTTGGGCCACTGGATTTTCCCTAAATTTCTCCCCCCTTTACTCtccttctatttttctctctttagacTCCCTCAGACCTGTAACCAgctttgtgtcttttttcctttcttctcttttaaaccACGCAttataactttgaaaaaaaaaaaagaaattagaaaaaggacAGCAAACTAAATGCAAAGCAAGAAGaagcaaggaaataataaagattataacagaaatgaatgaagtaaagaatagaaaaatagacaaCAGAACcaaaactttttcctttttttttttttttttgagatggagtctcgctctgtcaccaggctagagtgctgtggcccgatctcagctcactgcaacctccaactccctggttcaagggattctcctgcctcagcctcctgagtagctgggattataggcatgcgtcaccacgcccagctaatttttgtatttttagtagagatggggtttcaccatgttggccaggatggtcttgatctcctgatctcgtgatccacctgccttggcctctcaaagtgctgggattacaggcatgagccaccgcgcccagccttttagtttttttttttgggggggacagagtctcactctgtcgcccaggctggagtacagtggtggcacaatctcagctcaccacaacctccatctcacaggtgcaagcgattctcctgcctcagtctcccaagtagctgggactacaggctcctgccaccacacccggctaatttttggtatctttggtagaggtggggtttcaccatattggtcaggctggcctctaactcctgacctctggtgtttcacccaccttggcctcccaaagtgctgggactgcaggtgtgagccaccgcacccagcccaaaagttgcttctttataaaaaatgaggccgggcaccgtggctcatgcctgtaatcctagcactttgggaggccgaggtgggtgggtcacgaggtcaggagatcaagatcatcctggctaacatggtgaaaccccgtctctactaaaaatacaaaaaattagctgggcgtggtggtgggcacctgtagtcccagctactcgggaggctgaggcaggagaatggtgtgaacccgggaggcggagcttgcagtgagctgagatcgcgccactgcactccagcctgggtgaaagtgcaagactctgtctccaaaaaaaaaaaaaagaaagaaaattgacaaacctttagctagatcaaccaagaaaaaaagaagactaaaatTGTAAAATTTAGGACTGAAAGTGGTGACAATACTACTaaacttataaaaataagaaaattatagggaaatattatgaataattgtatgccaacaaattattTACTCTAAATGAAATGGATAAGTACTTAGAAAGTCACAAACTACTAAAACTGACTCAAGTAGAAATAGAGAAtttgaatagacctataacaagaAAAGAGATTGAATTAATGATAAAGAACCTACCACAAAGAAAAAGCCCAGGCCCAGGTGGCTTCATTGGTGAACCAACTGTTTACAGTAGAAGTAACACCTGTCCTTCACCTAGTATTCTAAAAATAGAGGGAACACTTCACAACTTGATCTATGAGTAcagtattaccttgataccaaaaccagacatcACCACAAGAAAACTCTGGACCAGTATCCCTTATGAAcaatgacacaaaaatcctcaacaaaatattagcaaatcaaatccagcaacatatgaAAAGGTTATATACCATTATCAAGTAGAATTTATACAAGTTGAACTCAAAGCAGAGAGTAAAGTGGTAGTTGCCACGGGTaggaagaaatggggagatgttggttaaaggatacaaagtttcatTTATGCAAGATGAATGAGTACTGGAGATCAAATGTGCACCGTgctgactacagttaacaatactatgttgtatacttgaaatttgctaagagagtataTCTTAAGTTTTTTCACcagtacaaaaaaagaaagaaggcaagcAAATGATAACTAcatgaggtaatggatatgttaattaaccTGATTGTGGCGACCACAATGTATatgcatatcaaaacatcaagttgtataccttaaatatgtaCCATTCCTATTTGTTAATTATACTTCagtaaagctgaaaaaaattttttttaaatacaaatgctgttgaggatgtggagaaagtggaTCCCTCAAGTACATTGTTGGAAAGATTGTaatgatgcagccactttgaaaaacagtttggcagctcctcaaaaTGTTTACCATAGATCTGTTCTTACAAAAACTTGTACCCCAACGTTTATAGCAGCAtttattattcatagtagccaaaaagtagaaacaatccaaatgtccatcaagtgattaatgtataaataaaatgtatggcctggtgtggtggctcatgcctgtaatcccagactttgggaggctgaggcggacaggtcacctgaggtcgggagttcgagaccagcctgaccaatatggaagaaaccccatctatactaaaaatacaaattagccgggcgcggtggcacatgcctgtaatcccagctactcaggaggctgaagcaggagagaatcacttgaacccgggaggcagaggttgcagtgagccgaaatcgcgctattgcactccagcctgggcagtaagagcaaaactcctaaaaaaaaaagtatatccacacagtggaatatcattcagtaataaaatgtagtgaagtactgatacatgctacaacatggatgagccttgaaaacataatgctaagtgaaagacgccagtcacaaaagaacacaTACTGTAGGATTCTGTTCTTATGAAATGTTTAGAATAGGCAagttcatagaaacagaaatagtAAAGTTATTGCCTGGAGGAGGGAGTAATGAGAAGTGACAGCTGATGGAGTCAGGTATCTTTCTGGGTTGACAACATGTCCTGAAATTAGCGGTGATGGTTGTTTAACTTTGGATATGTGAAAACCGcctgaattgtacacttagaGGGATGAATTTTctggtatgtgaattatagcaCAGTAAAGCTGCTGTTAAAAGAAATGGTTTAAGGGGAACAGTAGAGATTTCCTGCAGATAagaaaacctctttttttttttctaaatggagttttgctcttgttgcccaggctagagtgcaatggcgatctcggctcactgcaacctctgtctcctaggttcaagtgattctcctgcctcagcctcccgagtagctgagattacaagcatgcgccactgagcctggctaattttgtatttttagtagagacagggtttctccatgttggtcaggctggtctcaaactcccgacctcaggtgatctgcccgcctcggcctcccaaagtactgggattactggtgtgagcctcCGCCCAGAcaagaaagtttctttctttgaAGCTGGCAGGTGGGAACTTAGCCTCTTCTCCTCCCTACTCCCCAGCTAAGCACCTCCCTGAAGTGGACACATTTTGGCCTCCAGAGCTCTTTATGTTGAATGGCCTTTTGAACTCAACGGGTGAGGACAGGCTCTCATAAGCAGTGCCCAAATCAAATGCTTTCACTGTGCTGGAGTGGGGACCCTTGGAGAAGTAGCCTACAAGTCTGAGATGGGGAAGGGACAGAGGAGAAAAGCGGGTGTGGGTGAGGGGGCTTGCCAAGCCCAGTCTCTCTGACCCATGGTAAAGGAATAGAAGTGACTAGCTTGGAAGCCCCAAGTCCAAGCCCCTGCTGAGTGTCTGTGGGTGTTTGGGTGCCCTGCTTTACCAGAGCCACATGCCCTTGCTCCTGACCTGGGTGATGCTCACAGGGCAGATCCACGGGCAGCAGGTCCTGCAGTGCACGGCGTCTACTACAAGGGCGTGGAGCAATGCATAGCTGTGTGCTGCTCTCAATTCAGCTCTACGCTGCCCTTCCAGGTTGCACTTTGGCAAGGAAGCCTCCTTCACCCACTGCAGGCTGGTCACTTTTAGATTCATTGTCATTACCGTGGGGTGCTCTATTTTAGCACTAGCTGAAAACTTCAGTGTTGCCGTAGGGACCTGGctaccccacctccaaataccaacTTGTTGAGTGCTCAGAATCCATGAGGTGCATTCTCTCATTCTGGCAAGGCACCAGCGACTTATCGCAGCCTATGCTTGGTTATATACTGTATTGAATGTCCTTCCAAAATCACATTTGCGCTTATCACACACATGTGAGTTGGGATATGTccttataaaaacaaatatctcCAGGGAAGTGATAAAGTTCAGGTTTACAGATGAGCCAAGAGAGAAACTGAGTTCTTCACTTTAATGAAGAAGAAAGCTCTCTGAAGtgagaagaagaaatggaattcCCGAATACTGGAGGCCACCCACCATAGCCAAGAAACACTGCATTTACTGGCTGGAAGTAAAATTTacctttctttgaaaagatcttGATATTATCTGTGTTTCTGATGTATACATACAGAGGTTATCACCATCTTCACAGTAGTTATACCTTTTAAATCTTTGGATCATTTGGTTATCTTTAATGTTGAATATGCAACTCTATTTCAAGTGGACACTATATTCTCATTTTAATAAACAGAATGGCGTCCGTTTCTGCTCTACAAGAAGACAAAAATGTTTAAGCATATATTATGTGTGAACTACTATACAGAACTTATTTAAAGTTGAAGATGAGATCTcagtttcaaaactatcctaaaTGGAATTTTAAGCACTGTAGAATTCAACCAGAACAATTTTTAACATGTAAATATCTATAATAACAATGATAGCAACTCCCATTTATGAAGTATtaggtgccaggcacagtgctaggtGCTTGGTATAGTCTTGGTATTATCTATAATTTTGTAAGCCTCAGTtcccttttagttttttaaagtcATAAAGCCACATTGGTTAAATTTCTTGATCTCGTGTAATActcttaaaaaaagataaaaaacccTCATAAAATATACAGCATAACTACAAAATTCTATTAAAACAACTTTATAAGTAATTTGAATAATACATttgatatatattaaaaatatttttggccaagcatggtgactcatgcttgtaatcccagcacttcgggaggctgaggtgggaggactgcttgagaccagttcaagaccagcctgggcaacatagagagaccccatttctaaaaaaaaaaagttaaaaaaaaattagctaggtgtggtggtgcatgcccatagtcctagctacacagaaggctgaggtagtaggatcacttgagcccaggaggttgaggctgcagtgagctgtgaccgtgccactgcactccagcctggttgatagagtaagacactgtctcaaaaaaaaaaaaaaaaaaattaagttcagaATATTATATTTGTGTTGCATGTAATTATGGAATCTAAGTAAAAGTATGTGTTACTTCTGCTTGCTTCTTGCATGAGAAGGCCtttgaaaaagcaaattaatCTAGAAAGTAGATTTTTCATTAAAGTACTATAAAATGATAGTAAAATTATGTTTGTgtgcatttgttttatttatttttccagtaaaATAAATCCACAAGACTGAAAGACTTGGAGCCAAATATGTTGCCTttgaaaaagaatgtttttaaaagaaccatctttttctcttcataagactactttgggccaggtgcagtgcttacgcctgtaatcctagccctttgggaggctgaggtgggctgaccacctgaggttaggagtttgagaccagcttggccaacatggtgaaaccctgtctctactaaaaatacaaaaatcagctgcgcatggtgacaggcacttgtagtcccagctactcaggaggctgaggcaggagaatcgcttgaacctgggaggtggaggttgcagtgagctgagatggtgccactgcactccagtctgggtgacagagcgagactccatctcaaaacaaaacaaaataaaaataaaaaactacttTGGTACATTGCTCCAGAAAGGAgagtttatttctaatatttgacCTGGCGAAATATTAAGTCATCCATGTTTAGACATGAGTTTAAACTGTCACTACAGTCATTCGTGACATAATTTATAGCACTTCAGCTTAGTTCACAGTCTATGAGTTTAGCTCCCATTCTCTAGACAGAACATTGAATATCTGGGATTTGTGGGGCCAGAGGACAATGGCAGCACCATTCTTTAATACAAACAATTGATGTTTTCTTGGTCTTTGTAAAGAACTGTGCAGTCATAGTTCAAGATAAGTTTTAGgcccttcccactccactcctcagctctttttcttcatttgtgcCAGCCCCCATCCGTGTTCTATACCGGAGCCAAGCACAGTCCTGCTTTGTTTTTGTATGGTCTGCACACAATGactagttttacatttttaaatggctgaaaaaaaagaataatatttcatgacatgtggcaattatatgaaattcaaatttcagtgtccataaataaagttttattggaacacagccatgctcatttgtttatgtatttctaTGGCTGCCTTTcacactacaacagcagagttgagtagttgtgacagagaccatatggcccaaaaagcctaaaatatttactatatggccctttacagaaacagTTTGTCGAACCCTGAACAGTACTACAGCCaaagttatctttttttaaaaaaaatgcttgctTATTTTTGCTTCCTGCTTAATACCCATTGCCCTtggaataaaaatctaaaaatctctATAGGGACCACATAATCAAGACCCTTCCCACCTCTCCACCCACATCTTAATATACCGTCTCATTTTTGTCATCTTAaatgttctgctttttttttttttttagtaggtcTTCAAATGTTCTTCCTGCCAGGAAGTTGTGACCCTCTCATTCCCACTGTAGTTCTCATTAATAAACCTGAAGTCAGGTTCGTTCTTTCAGTTTCCTAtaacattttgtatttctgtaatatGCTTACAGTTACAATTCTTTGTTCTATTTCTGTTCTCTTTGCTTAACTATAAATCCCTTGAAGACAAGGACcgtgtctgtcttgttcactgttgtatgTCCACTGACAAGTTCAGTCTTTACCACATAGCTGGTTGGGTATACAGTTTGGTTTACCAAGTACGGTCTGAAACTGTCTGGGTTTAGGCCTTTGTCAAAGTAAATATTGCGTTTCCCTTACTCTCAAAAGTGTGCCAGTTTGGACAATAAATTATACATTACGTGtaacagatgctcaataaatactttttgaatgaCTCAACTTAGTAGAACTTCAATGATTTGGAGTCCAAATAATTACTACTGTTAACAAGATATTATAAATTCTCTTAGTTCAAGGAAAAGGCAAAGGATAGTGGGAAAACACAGACATCtctgaaatatttcagaaacagCATTCAGGGCACACCCTAAGTTCAATGTAtatttaattcaatttctttagcCTTCAGTATATATGGTGAGAACAAATGATTATCTTGAAACACTAAAGCATCCTCACTTgccaaaataaatgttattttctataTACTTGAATTACTAAGAAAATAGGGTTCCTATGTAAGCTTATCAGTAGTAACAAgggttaaaatttaaaagatttttaaaattgaggcTCAATTAATTATTTCATATTCCTACTGATATTCTTGTATTATTGCATTTAGGATTACAGATATTAGAAATATAGGCAGGATGTATGCAGAAAATTTACTTTTGtactgttggtttttttttgaaacagagtcttgctctgttgcccaggctggagtgtaatggcatgatcttggctcactgcaacttctgcctcctaggttcaagcgattctcctgcctcagcctcctgagtagctgggattacaggtgcttgccaccacacccagctaatttttgtatttttcatagaggcggggtttcaccatgttggccaggctggtcttgaacacctgacctcaggtgatctacctgccttggccccccaaagtgctgggattacagatgtgagccaccacgaccggcctgTACTGTTTTTATCTTAGCAAGGTAATAGTGGTCTCATGCCAGCACATGGGGGCTGTAAGAGTATattctgaaagtgaatatttcaATCCAGGGTCTAATGGAGCAGAAATCTGtacttattttgaattttaaggcTTAAAGAGACAGAATGGCTTTTCATCTTATTCCCAAATGGCAGAAGAAGACAGCATATGTTAGATTCAGGGGTAAAGTAATGAGGGGagctttttaaatgtatacagATGTATGCTGTCTAAATTCTGATACATGTCACTCTAGCTTCTATTTTGGGAATCACTAAGTAGAAGGCTGACAGAAGGGTGTCCTATTCCTCAGGTGTGTTGGGGAAAAAGGGTTTAAAACAGTTGATTGAAAGTATTAgtgtataaaaagaaagaatatatcgGTCTGAAGAGGACTTGGTCAGACGTAGGCCAAGAACTTAGGACTTAGGACAGAAAAGTAGAGTTGCAGAGGCAGACTTTGATCAGTAGAGGACCATATGGAGATTGGACAGAGATGAATCATCATCCCCCACCAAGGTCACAGTAAAATTTCCCTTAAAGCTGTCTACTTTTGCTCTGATTCCATGCTTGTTGTGCCACTTTCTGATTGCTAATCTGACTTCCAAGGTATTCAGGTGTTCTGAGCGATAGAAGAAAAGATTTCTGATCACCAGAAAGGAATCTTCCCCACCGTGCATTAGTGTATTTCCAGCTGAGCTAGTATCAGCTTGTGAGTGTGGCTTATTTAAGTTGGCCTCCCTGAGCCAACTCTAGGATAGTGACAGCTCTGAGGCTTTTCTC belongs to Pongo pygmaeus isolate AG05252 chromosome 2, NHGRI_mPonPyg2-v2.0_pri, whole genome shotgun sequence and includes:
- the LOC129033884 gene encoding CTD nuclear envelope phosphatase 1-like, with translation MNPGGGACSELRSHQLHSSLGDSETLSQKKEKKKKLEAQRTTLRFPPFPLPPFSLPPFSLAPSPAAPSSSYPSSFLLVSEDPILARPVSARNLPKGVGATPSPCGPPRAAHACPPAPRSAGLSPCQGWLSEPPAPCPSLHSLLPLGGPVPSPFGGGLAELGRRGPGTGGAGVIQMMRTQSAGLRTFVAFASKLWSFSIYLLRGQIRTVIQYQTVRYDILPLSPVSRNRLAQVKRKILVLDLDETLIHSHHDGVLRPTVRPGKPPDFILKVVIDKHPVRFFVRKRPHVDFFLEVVSQWYELVVFTASMEIYGSAVAGKLDNSRSILKRRYYRQHCTLELSSYIKDLSVVHSDLSSIVILDNSPGAYRSRPDNAIPIKSWFSDPSDTALLNQLPMQDALRFTADVRSVLSRNLHQHRLW